In Beutenbergia cavernae DSM 12333, the DNA window TCAGCGTGGCGGTCCCGGCGTCGGTCGACGATGTGAGGGTCGCCGTGTACGTGCCGTCGCCGTTGTCGGTCGTCGCCGTGAGCACACCCGCGTCCGTCCCGATGACGACGGTGCCGCCGGAATCCGTGAGCGGGTTGCCGTTCGAGTCCACCAGCTGCACCGTGACCGTCGACGTCGAGACGCCGTCGGCCACGATGCTCGCGGGGTCGGCGGCGATCGTCGAGGAGCCTGGGTCCGCGGCGCCGGCGGTGAACGTCACCGCCGCGGTGCTCTCGCCCGCCACGCCGTCGATCGTGAACGAGACAGTGGCCGTACCGGCGGCGGTGCCCGAGGTCAGCAGGGCCGTGTACGTCCCGTCGCCGCCCGCCGTGACGGCGCCGAGCGTGCCGAGCGTGGTGGCGAGGGCGACGACGTCGCCTGCGTCCGTCACCGGGTTGCCGTTCACGTCGCGGAGCGTGACGGTGATCGTCGACGTGCTGACGCCGTCGGCCACGATGCTCGCGGGGTCGGCGGCGATCGTCGAGGTGGCCGGGTCCGCGGCACCGGCCGTGAACGTCACCTCCGCCGTCGCGTCGGCGCCGGCACCGTTCACCGTGAAGCTCACCGTCGCGGTGCCCGCCGCCGTCGCGGACGTGAGCGTGGCCGTGTACGTGCCGTCACCGTTGTCCGTCACACCTGACAACGTGCCAGCCGTGCTCGACAGCGTGACGGCGTCGCCCCCCGCACCGACGGGGTTGCCGTTCGCGTCCAGCAGCGTGACCGTGATCGTCGACGTGCTCGCGCCGTCAGCCGGGATGCTCGTCGGGTCGGCGGCGATCGTCGAGGTGGCCGGGTCGGCGGCGTCTGCCGTGAACTCGACGCTCGCGGTGTCCGCCCCGGCCGCACCGTCGAGCGTGAACGTGAGCGTCGCCGTCCCCACGGCCGTCGCCGAGGTGAGCGTCGCCGTGTAGGTGCCGTCGCCGTTGTCGACGGTGCCGCTGATCGTCCCGGCGTCGGTGGCGACGACGACGGCGCCCCCGGACGCGCCGACGGGGTTGCCGTTGGCGTCCAGCAGCGTCACGGTGACCGCCGACGTGCTCGTGCCGTCGGCGACGATCGTGGTCGGGGCCGCCTCGATCGTCGAGGTCGCCGGGTCTGCGGCGCCCGCTGTGAGCTGCACCTCGGCTGTCGCTGGGGCGTCCGCACCGTTCACGGTGAAGCTGACGGTGGCGGTCCCGGCCGTGGTCGCGGACGTGAACGTGGCGGTATAGGTACCGTCGCCGTTGTCCGTGACGACGCCCAGCGTGCCCGCGTCGGTCGCGATCGTCACCGTGTCGCCCCCGGTCCCGACCGGGTTGCCGTTGCTGTCCTGCAGCGTGACGGTGATCGTGGACGTGCTGGCGCCGTCGGCGGTGATCGACGTCGGGTCAGCCTCGATCGTCGACGTGCCCGGATCCGCCGCGCCGGCCACGAACTGCACGGTCGCCGTCGCGTCCGCCGCGGCGTCGTTGACGGTGAACGTGAGCGTCGCCGTCCCGGCGGTGGTCGCGGACGTGAGGGTGGCGGAGTACGTGCCGTCGCCGTTGTCCGTGACGGCGGAGACCGTGCCGGCGTCGGTGCTGACGACGACGTCGTCGCCGCCCGCCGTCACCGGGTTGCCGTTCGCGTCCAGCAGCGTCACCGTCACCGTCGACGTGGACGCGCCGTCGGCCACGATCGACGTCGGGTCCGCCTCGATCGTCGACGTGCCCGGATCCGCCGCGCCGGCCACGAACTGCACGGCCGCCGTCGCGTCCGCTTCGGCGTCGTTGACCGTGAAGCTGACCGTCGCAGTGCCCGCGGCCGTCGCGGACGTGAGCGTCGCCGTGTACGTGCCGTCGCCGTTGTCCGTCACACCTGACAACGTGCCCGCCGTGCTCGACAGCGTGACGGCGTCGCCCCCCGCACCGACGGGGTTGCCGTTCGCGTCCAGCAGCGTCACCGTGACGGTCGAGGTGCTGGCGCCGTCGGCCACGATCGACGTCGGGTCCGCCTCGATCGTCGACGTGCCCGGATCCGCCGCACCGGCCACGAAGGCCACGGCAGCCGTGTCGGCGCCGTCGACGTCGTCGAGCGTGAACGTCAGCGTCGCCGTCCCGGCCGCTGTCTCCGACGTCAGGATGGCGGTGTAGGTGCCGTCACCGTTGTCCGTGACCCCGGACACGGTGCCGGCATCCGTCGCGACGACGACCGTCCCCGCCGAGGCGCCCACCGGGTTGCCGTTCGCGTCCAGCAACGTCACCGTCACCGTCGAGGTGCTGGCGCCGTCGGCCACGATCGACGTCGGGTCCGCCTCGATCGTCGACGTGCCCGGATCCGCCGCACCGGCCACGAAGTCCACGGCAGCCGTGTCGGCACCGTCGACGCCGTCGAGCGTGAACGTCAGCGTCGCCGTCCCGGCCGCTGTGCCCGACGTCAGGATGGCGGTGTACGTGCCGTCGCCGTTGTCGGTGGTCGTGCCGACCGACCCGAGGTTCGTCGTGACGACGACGGCGTTCCCGCCGCCCGGCACCGGGTTGCCCTGAGCGTCCCGCACCGTGACGGTGACCGTCGAGGTGGCCGCGCCGTCGGCGGTGATCGACGTCGGGTCCGCCTCGATCGTCGACGCTCCCGGGTCGGGCGCGCCGGCCACGAAGTCCACGGCAGCCGTGTCGGTCCCGTCCACGCCGTCGAGCGTGAACGTCAGCGTCGCCGTGCCGGCCGTCGTGGCGGCGGTGAGCGTCGCCGTGTACGTGCCGTCGCCGTTGTCGGTGACGGCGGAGACCGTTCCGGCGTCAGTCGCCACCACGACGGTGCCGGCCGATGCGCCCACGGGGTTCCCGCTCGCGTCCAGCAGCGTGACGGTGACGGTCGAGGTGGAGGTGCCGTCGGCGGTGATCGACGTCGGGTCAGCCTCGATCGTCGACGTGCCCGGGTCCGCGGCTCCAGCCACGAACTCGACGGTCGCCGTCGCGTCCGCGTCCACCCCGTCCACGGTGAAGGACAGCGTCGCCGTCCCGGCCTGCGTCGCCGACGTGAGCGTCGCCGTGTACGTGCCGTCCCCGTTGTCCGTCACTCCGGAGACTGCCCCGGTGTCCGTGCTGACGACGACGACCGCGCCACCGGCACCCACGGGGTTCCCGTTCGCGTCGAGCAGCGTGACGGTGACGGTCGAGGTGCTGGCGCCGTCGGCGGTGATCGACGTCGGGTCTGCGGCGATCGTCGAGGTGCCCGGGTCCGCCGGACCCGCGACGAACGCGACTGACGCCGTCGCGTCCGCGGCGGCCCCGCCGACGGTGAACGTCAGCGTCGCCATGCCGGCCGAGGTGGCCGACGTGAGCGTCGCCGTGTACGTGCCGTCGCCGTTGTCCGTGACCGCGCCGATCGTTCCGACGTCGGTCGCGATCGTGACGGCGTCGCCACCGCTGGTGAGCGGATTGCCGTTCGCGTCCAGCAACGTCACCGTGACGGTCGATGTCGAGACGCCGTCGGCCACGATGCTCGTCGGGTCGGCCGCGATCTGGGACGTGGCGGGATCCGCGGCACCCGCCACGAAGGCGACCTCGGCGGTGTCCGTCCCGGCCGTGCCGTCCAGCGTGAACGTGAGCGTGGCGGTGCCCGCTGCCGTCGCGGAGGTCAGGACGGCGGTGTAGGTCCCGTCGCCGTTGTCGGTGACGCCGGAGATCGTGCCCGCGCTCGCGGCGATGACGACGGCGGCGCCGCCCGCCCCCACCGGGTTCCCGTTCGCGTCTACCGCCGTCACGGTCACCGTCGACGTCGCGACGCCGTCCGCGGTGATCGACGTCGGGTCGGCGGCGATCGTCGACGTCGCCGGGTCGGGAGCACCCGCGACGAACACGACCTCGGCCGTGTCCGTCCCCGCCGTGCCGTCCAGCGTGAACGAGACGGTCGCGGTCCCCGCCGCCGTCGCCGACGTGAGCGTCGCGGTGTACGTGCCGTCGCCGTTGTCCGTGACGGCACCGACGGTGCCGAGGTTCGTCGCGACGACGACGGCGTTCCCGCCGCTCGGCACGGGGTTGCCGTTCGCGTCGAGCAGCGTCACGGTGATCGTCGACGTGGACGTCCCGTCGGCGGTGATCGAGGTGGGGTCGGCAGCGATCGTCGACAGGCCGGGATCGGGCGGCCCGGCCGTGAGCTCCACTGTCGCGGTGTCCGTGCCCGACGTCCCCTCGAGCGTGAACGTCAGGGTGGCCGTGCCGGCCGTGGTCGACGACGTGAGCGTCGCCGTGTACGTCCCGTCGCCGTTGTCGGTCGTGGCGCCCACGGTGCCCGCGTCGGTGCTCACGACCACGTCGCCCCCGGAGGCCCCCACCGGGTTCCCGTTGGCGTCCAGCAGCGTCACCGTGACCGTCGACGTGCTCGCGCCGTCGGCCACGATCGACGTCGGGTCAGCCTCGATCGTCGACGTCCCCGGGTCGGCCGCACCGGCCGTCAGCTCGACGGTCGCCGTGTCCGTCCCACCCGCGCCGTCCAGCGTGAACGTCAGGGTGGCCGTGCCGGCCGTGGTCGACGACGTGAGCGTCGCCGTGTACGTCCCGTCGCCGTTGTCGGTCGTGGCGCCCACGGTGCCCGCGTCGGTGCTCACGACGACGTCGCCGCCGGAGGCGCCCACCGGGTTCCCGTTGGCGTCCAGCAGCGTCACCGTGACCGTCGACGTGCTCGCGCCGTCGGCCACGATCGATGTCGGGTCAGCCTCGATCATCGACGTCGTCGGGTCCGCCGCCCCCGCCGTGAACTCCACGTCGGCGGTGTCGGTGCCGTCGACGCCGTCGAGCGTGAACGTCAGCGTCGCCGTGCCCGCGGCAGTCGCCGAGGTCAGCGTCGCCGTGTACGTCCCGTCCCCGTTGTCCGTGACCGAGCCGAGCGAGCCCGCCGTCGCCGCCATCGCGACCTCGCCACCCGATGCCGTGAGCGGGTTCCCGTTCGCGTCCAGCAGCGTCACCGTGACGGTCGACGTCGACACCCCGTCCGCCGTGATCGACGTCGGATCGGCGACGATCGTCGACAGGCCGGGGTCCGCCGCGCCCGCCACGAACTCGACGGTCGCGCTCGAGTTGGTCGCCGGCGCCCCGTCCACGCTGAACGTCACCGTCGCGGTGCCCGCTGTGGTGCTCGAGGTGAGCGTCGCCGTGTAGGTGCCGTCGCCGTTGTCCGTGACGGCGCCGAGCGAGCCCGCCGTCGTCGCGAGCGCGACCACGTCACCGGCGTCCGTCACCGGGTTGCCGTTGGCGTCCAGCAGCGTCACCGTGACGGTCGACGTCGACACCCCGTCCGCCGTGATCGACGTCGGGTCCGCGACGATCGTCGACGTCCCCGGATCCGCGGCGCCCGCCACGAACTCCACCTCGGCGGTGGCGGTGCCCGCGGCGCCGTCCACGGTGAACGAGATCGTCGCGGTGTCGAGCTCGACGCCCGAGGTGAGGGTGGCGGTGTAGGTGCCGTCGCCGTTGTCCGTGACCGCGCCCAGCGAGCCCGCCGTCGTCGCGAGCGCGACCACGTCACCGGCGTCCGTCACCGGGTTGCCGTTGGCGTCCAGCAACGTCACCGTCACGGTCGACGTCGACACCCCGTCCGCCGTGATCGACGCCGGGTCCGCGACGATCGTCGACGTCCCTGGGTCGGCGGCGCCGGCCACGAACTCCACCTCGGCGGTCGCCGCGCCGGCGGCACCGTCCACGGTGAAGGACACGGTCGCCGTCTCCGCGGTGGTCGACGACGTGAGCGTGGCCGTGTACGTGCCGTCGCCGTTGTCCGTGACCGCGCCCAGCGAGCCCGCCGTCGTCGCGAGCGCGACCACGTCACCGGCGTCCGTCACCGGGTTGCCGTTGGCGTCCAGCAACGTCACCGTCACGGTCGACGTCGAGACGCCGTCCGCCGTGATCGACGCCGGGTCCGCCACGATCGTCGACGCCTCGGGATCGGCAGCGCCCGCCACGAACTCCACGGTCGCCGTCGCGTCCGCGTCCGCGCCGCTCACCATGAACGAGACGGTCGCCGTCTCGACCGCCGTCGACGACGTGAGCGTCGCCGTCCACGTGCCGTCGCCGTTGTCCGTGACGTCCGAGAGAGCGCCAGCCGTCGTCGCCAGCGTCACCGTGCCGCCCGAGGCGCCGACCGGGTTGCCGTTCGCGTCGAGCAGCGTCACGGTGATGGCCGACGTCGACGCGCCGTCGGCGGTGATCTGCGTGGGCGACGCCTCGATGGTCGACGTCGCGGGGTCAGCGGGACCCGCCACGAAGTCCACGGTGGCGGTGGCGGAGGCGCCCGCACCGTCGATCGCGAACTCGACGGTCGCGGTCTCGGCGCTCGTCGACGACGTGAGCGTCGCCGTGTACGTGCCGTCGCCGTTGTCCGCCACGGCGCCGAGCGTGCCGGCGTCGGTCGCGATCGTCACGACGTCGCCGGCGTCCGTCACGGGGTTGCCGTTGCCGTCGAGGAGCGTGACGGTGACCGTCGAGGTCGAGGACCCGTCGGCGATGATCTCGATCGGGTCGGCCTCGATCGTCGAGGTGGTCGTCGACGGGACGCCGGCCACGAACGCGACGGTCGCCGTCGCCGTGCCGTCCACGCCGTCCAGTGCGAACGTGATCGTGGCAGCCGGCGGGTCGGTCGACGTCGGCGCGGTCAGCGTGGCGGTGTACGTGCCGTCGCCGTTGTCCACGACGGCGCCGAGCGTGCCGGCGTCGGTCGCCATGGCCACCGTGCCGCCCGAGGCGCCGACCGGGTTGCCGTTCGCGTCCAGCAGCGTCACGGTGACCGTCGACGTCGACGACCCGTCCGCCTCGATCTGGGCGGGATCGGCAGTGATCGTGGACGACGCCGGGTCGGCCGGGCCCGCGACGAACGCGACAGCGGCGGTTGCGGTGGCGTCCGCGCCGGCGACGGTGAACGAGACGGTCGCCGTCTCGACGTCCGTCGACGACGTCAGGGTGGCCGTGTACGTGCCGTCGCCGTTGTCCGTCACGGCCGACAGCTCGCCGGCCGTGGTCGTCATCGTCACCGTGCCGCCCGAGGAGCTGAGCGGGTTGCCGTTCGCGTCGACCAGCTGCACGGTGATCGTCGACGTGCTCGCGCCGTCGGCGGTGAGGCTCTCCGGGTCGGCGGCGATCGTGGAGGTGCCCGGGTCCGCGGCACCGGCCACGAACTCGACGGCGGTGGAGTTGCCGCCCTCGTCGCCGGCCACCGTGAACGACAGCACGGCCTCCCCCGTCGTCGTGGAGGTGATCGACGCCGTGTAGGTGCCGTCGCCGTTGTCGATGACCTCGCCGACCGTGCCGAGCGTCGTGGCGATGACGACGTCGGCACCACCACTCGTGACCGGGTTGCCGTTCGCGTCGTAGAGCGTCACCGTGGCGATGGCGGCCGACTCACCGTCGGCGACGACCATCGCAGGGTCCGCCTCGATGACCGACGGCCCCGCCGCGGGCGGACCGGCGACGAGCTCGACGTCCGTCGTGGCGGCGGCGTCCGCGCCGTTCACCGTGAACGACACCGTCGCCGTCCCGACGGCAGGGGTCGACGTCAGCGTCGCCGTGTACGTGCCGTCCCCGTTGTCCGTGACGTCAGACATCGTGCCGTTCGTGGTCTCGATCGTCACCGTGTCGCCGCCAGCCGTGAGCGGGTTCCCGCCGGCGTCGAGCAGCGTCACCGTGATCGTCGACGTGCTCACGCCGTCGGCGGTGATGCTCTCGGGGTCGGCGGCGATCGTCGAGGTGGCCGGGTCGGCGGCTCCGGCGACGAAGTCGACTGTCGCCGTGCCGGCGCCCGCCGCGCCGTTCACCGTGTACGTCAGGGTCGCCGTGCCCGCCAGCGCCGAGGTGAGGAACGCCGTGTAGGTGCCGTCGCCGTTGTCGAGGACAGAGCCGAGCCCCCCGAGGTCGGTGGCCACGGTCACCGTGTCGCCCCCCGCCTCGAGCGGGTTGCCGTACGCGTCCTGGAGCGTGACGGTGACGCGCGACGTCGCGGTCCCGTCGGCCGTGACGCTCGTCGGGGCCGCGGCGATGGTCGACGCGCCGGCGTCCGCCGGCCCGGGCGTGTGGAGAACGGTCGCCGTGCTCGCGCTCGTCGCGCCGTTGACGGTGAACGTCACGGTCGCCGGGCCGGTCGTCGTCCCGGCCGTGAGCGTCGCCGTGTACGTGCCGTCGAGGTTGTCGGTGACCGGCCCGAGCGTGCCGAGGTCCGTGAGGATCTCGACGGCGGCGCCGCCCTCGGTGAGCACGGTTCCCTGCGCGTCGCGGACCGTCACCGTGATCGTCGACGTGTCGGTCTCGTTCGCCACCACGCTCGTCGGGTCGGCAGCGATGAGCGAGGAGTCGGCGTCGGGTGCGCCGGCCAGCAACGTAATCGTGGCCGTGGCGGTGCCCGTTACGCCGTTCACCGTGTAGCTGATCGTGGCGACCCCGGGCGAGCGCGGCGAGGTGAAGACGGCCGTGTAGGTGCCGTCACCGTTGTCGCGGACGGCGCCGATCGAGCCGACGTCGGTGGTCATCTCGACGACGTCGCCGCCCGTGGCGAGCGGGTTCCCGTCCGCGTCGCGCAGCGTGACGATGACCGACGACTGGCTGACCCCGTCGGCGGTCAGCGACGAGGGGTACGGCTCGATGTCCGAGGTCGCCGGATCGGCGGCGCCGGGTACGAACTCGACGACGGCGGTGGTGCTGCCGGCCGCGCCGTCGAGGACGTACGTCACCGTCGCGGGCCCCGCCGTCGTCGCCGAGGTCAGCGTGGCCGTGTACGTGCCGTCGCCGTTGTCGGCGACATCGGACAGGCTCCCCGCCGTCGTCGCGAGCTCGACGGTGTCGCCGCCGGCGGTCACCGGGTTGCCGTACGCGTCGACGAGCGTCACGGTGACGGTGGAGGTGCTGACGCCGTCCGCCGTGATCGACGTCGGGTCCGCCTCGATCGTCGACTGTCCAGGGGACGCCTCACCCGGGATGAAGTTGACCTGCACCCACTGGGTGGTCTGGCCGCCGATGTTGGCGCTCACACGCGCCGCACCGACCGTCGTCGGCGCCGTGAGGCGCGCCGTGTAGGTGCCGTCGCCGTTGTCGGCCTGCTCCGAGAGCGTCCCGCCGCCGGTGGTGTTCCACAGCGCGGGCCCGCCGCTCGACGTGATGCGGTTCCCGAACGCGTCGACGAGGGTGATCGTGATGACCGCCGACCCCACGCCGTCGGCCACGAGCTCCGCGTGGGACGACGTGATCGTCGTCGTCGCGGGGTCCCACGGCCCAGCGACGAAGCTCGCCGTGGCCGGGCTCCCGCCGATCTCGCCCGCCTCGAGGAACGCACGGATCTCGTGGTCGGCCGCCACCGTCGTCGTCAAGGTGACGGAGCACGTGCCGTCGGACGCCGTCACGCACGAGCCGGCGGACGCGGTCACGGCCGAGGGCGTCTGGAACGTCACGAGCTGGCCGCCGACCGGCCCGCCGGCGGCGTTGCGCACCGTCGCCGTCGCGGCGTGCGACTCCACGCCGTTCGCGACCCGGGTGCCCGAGCTGATCGTCAGGCTCGAGTCGGTCGGGACGGGCTGGTCGTTGTCGAGCACCTCGAGGGCGACGTCGGGCAGCACCAGGCCGTCGAAGTTCGGGTCGGTGGACGTGACCTGGTGCGTGATCGTGGTGGTCCGCGTGCCGTTGACGATCGAGTCGTCCACGGCTGCGGCGACGATCTCGCCGGAGCTCGCCGTCGTCGGGACGACGAGCGGCGACGGCGTGAGTGTCGCCCACGCCGGGTCCGTCACGGTGGGCGCGATGGTCAGCGGCGCCGTCGCGGGCAAGGAGCTCGTGACCGTGTAGGTGCCGGTGGCCCCACCCTCCTCGACGCTGAGCTCCGTCGGCGCGAGCGTGAGCGGTGAGACGTACTGGACGACGTTGTCGGTGGAGGTCGACGCCTGCGACGGGTTGGCGGCGTCGTCGGCGATCGCACCCTCGGGCAGCGAGAGCTGCACCAGGCCGGATCCGTCCGCGCGGGCCACGACGTCGAAGGAGCTGCCTGACGTGCGGGTCACGCTCGTGACCCGCGCGCCGGGTGCGGTCGATCCCTCGGTGCTCACGGCCGCCGGGAGGAGGTCGGCGGTCACCGTCTCGGAGAGCGTCACCGTGAAGTGGATGTCGCGGACGGACGTCGGGTCGGCCTGGCTCGCGGCCTGCTCGACGGTGGTGAACGGTCCGCAGCTGTCCGCCTCCGGCTGAGCGAGCACGCGGGAGTACTGGGACGTGGCGCCGGTGGCAGCCGTCGTCTGGACGCGGATGTTCCCCGCGCCCAGGGTGTACGGCACGGTGATGGTGGTGGCCGCGGTGATACCGCTCTGGGAGCCGAGGTAGACCTCGGCCTTCGTCGTCGGCGTGTAGTACACGTCGATCGTCACGGGCGTCGCCGGGACCACGCCGGCGGTCGGAGGCGTCACCGTCACGT includes these proteins:
- a CDS encoding invasin domain 3-containing protein yields the protein MWGLMRNSGAHGDRVRHAEPGRRRRGIAAAVAIGALLASGVVALQVVPAAAASHTFLVNSLSHQGDDAAPGDGVCETATGLCTLRAALQESNALPADDTVTIAPADDVDSATPGVQPSGTIVASGTGATNMMYVGTLTPWGDSGAYFMATATVTFDFQNRLGIASLNDAGGATAIYLNGPDVAVRNFSNIKSNETAFVFGPSGDGAVVENGSCTDPGSINLERCFWLADGADGVTIRNVEMGSTYSGGGSAIRVAAGATINDLTLDRIRMFDPDTEAYYGFQMQGSATLNGLTITGSTFEGFQSGRYQLDLTGATLTDATITGNTFTRINSAGATSIYVNRAGSGNVIERNTLSNTAAQNASYGVYFAGMGLTGTASSGWTVQDNYFDGRRSWSVFVGAGSGILPVQRNTFGPNSFGGGTPANEDDTTALVFNEGVNSNQNIRTWFPTAVAPGDQTCTLDVTVTPPTAGVVPATPVTIDVYYTPTTKAEVYLGSQSGITAATTITVPYTLGAGNIRVQTTAATGATSQYSRVLAQPEADSCGPFTTVEQAASQADPTSVRDIHFTVTLSETVTADLLPAAVSTEGSTAPGARVTSVTRTSGSSFDVVARADGSGLVQLSLPEGAIADDAANPSQASTSTDNVVQYVSPLTLAPTELSVEEGGATGTYTVTSSLPATAPLTIAPTVTDPAWATLTPSPLVVPTTASSGEIVAAAVDDSIVNGTRTTTITHQVTSTDPNFDGLVLPDVALEVLDNDQPVPTDSSLTISSGTRVANGVESHAATATVRNAAGGPVGGQLVTFQTPSAVTASAGSCVTASDGTCSVTLTTTVAADHEIRAFLEAGEIGGSPATASFVAGPWDPATTTITSSHAELVADGVGSAVITITLVDAFGNRITSSGGPALWNTTGGGTLSEQADNGDGTYTARLTAPTTVGAARVSANIGGQTTQWVQVNFIPGEASPGQSTIEADPTSITADGVSTSTVTVTLVDAYGNPVTAGGDTVELATTAGSLSDVADNGDGTYTATLTSATTAGPATVTYVLDGAAGSTTAVVEFVPGAADPATSDIEPYPSSLTADGVSQSSVIVTLRDADGNPLATGGDVVEMTTDVGSIGAVRDNGDGTYTAVFTSPRSPGVATISYTVNGVTGTATATITLLAGAPDADSSLIAADPTSVVANETDTSTITVTVRDAQGTVLTEGGAAVEILTDLGTLGPVTDNLDGTYTATLTAGTTTGPATVTFTVNGATSASTATVLHTPGPADAGASTIAAAPTSVTADGTATSRVTVTLQDAYGNPLEAGGDTVTVATDLGGLGSVLDNGDGTYTAFLTSALAGTATLTYTVNGAAGAGTATVDFVAGAADPATSTIAADPESITADGVSTSTITVTLLDAGGNPLTAGGDTVTIETTNGTMSDVTDNGDGTYTATLTSTPAVGTATVSFTVNGADAAATTDVELVAGPPAAGPSVIEADPAMVVADGESAAIATVTLYDANGNPVTSGGADVVIATTLGTVGEVIDNGDGTYTASITSTTTGEAVLSFTVAGDEGGNSTAVEFVAGAADPGTSTIAADPESLTADGASTSTITVQLVDANGNPLSSSGGTVTMTTTAGELSAVTDNGDGTYTATLTSSTDVETATVSFTVAGADATATAAVAFVAGPADPASSTITADPAQIEADGSSTSTVTVTLLDANGNPVGASGGTVAMATDAGTLGAVVDNGDGTYTATLTAPTSTDPPAATITFALDGVDGTATATVAFVAGVPSTTTSTIEADPIEIIADGSSTSTVTVTLLDGNGNPVTDAGDVVTIATDAGTLGAVADNGDGTYTATLTSSTSAETATVEFAIDGAGASATATVDFVAGPADPATSTIEASPTQITADGASTSAITVTLLDANGNPVGASGGTVTLATTAGALSDVTDNGDGTWTATLTSSTAVETATVSFMVSGADADATATVEFVAGAADPEASTIVADPASITADGVSTSTVTVTLLDANGNPVTDAGDVVALATTAGSLGAVTDNGDGTYTATLTSSTTAETATVSFTVDGAAGAATAEVEFVAGAADPGTSTIVADPASITADGVSTSTVTVTLLDANGNPVTDAGDVVALATTAGSLGAVTDNGDGTYTATLTSGVELDTATISFTVDGAAGTATAEVEFVAGAADPGTSTIVADPTSITADGVSTSTVTVTLLDANGNPVTDAGDVVALATTAGSLGAVTDNGDGTYTATLTSSTTAGTATVTFSVDGAPATNSSATVEFVAGAADPGLSTIVADPTSITADGVSTSTVTVTLLDANGNPLTASGGEVAMAATAGSLGSVTDNGDGTYTATLTSATAAGTATLTFTLDGVDGTDTADVEFTAGAADPTTSMIEADPTSIVADGASTSTVTVTLLDANGNPVGASGGDVVVSTDAGTVGATTDNGDGTYTATLTSSTTAGTATLTFTLDGAGGTDTATVELTAGAADPGTSTIEADPTSIVADGASTSTVTVTLLDANGNPVGASGGDVVVSTDAGTVGATTDNGDGTYTATLTSSTTAGTATLTFTLEGTSGTDTATVELTAGPPDPGLSTIAADPTSITADGTSTSTITVTLLDANGNPVPSGGNAVVVATNLGTVGAVTDNGDGTYTATLTSATAAGTATVSFTLDGTAGTDTAEVVFVAGAPDPATSTIAADPTSITADGVATSTVTVTAVDANGNPVGAGGAAVVIAASAGTISGVTDNGDGTYTAVLTSATAAGTATLTFTLDGTAGTDTAEVAFVAGAADPATSQIAADPTSIVADGVSTSTVTVTLLDANGNPLTSGGDAVTIATDVGTIGAVTDNGDGTYTATLTSATSAGMATLTFTVGGAAADATASVAFVAGPADPGTSTIAADPTSITADGASTSTVTVTLLDANGNPVGAGGAVVVVSTDTGAVSGVTDNGDGTYTATLTSATQAGTATLSFTVDGVDADATATVEFVAGAADPGTSTIEADPTSITADGTSTSTVTVTLLDASGNPVGASAGTVVVATDAGTVSAVTDNGDGTYTATLTAATTAGTATLTFTLDGVDGTDTAAVDFVAGAPDPGASTIEADPTSITADGAATSTVTVTVRDAQGNPVPGGGNAVVVTTNLGSVGTTTDNGDGTYTAILTSGTAAGTATLTFTLDGVDGADTAAVDFVAGAADPGTSTIEADPTSIVADGASTSTVTVTLLDANGNPVGASAGTVVVATDAGTVSGVTDNGDGTYTAILTSETAAGTATLTFTLDDVDGADTAAVAFVAGAADPGTSTIEADPTSIVADGASTSTVTVTLLDANGNPVGAGGDAVTLSSTAGTLSGVTDNGDGTYTATLTSATAAGTATVSFTVNDAEADATAAVQFVAGAADPGTSTIEADPTSIVADGASTSTVTVTLLDANGNPVTAGGDDVVVSTDAGTVSAVTDNGDGTYSATLTSATTAGTATLTFTVNDAAADATATVQFVAGAADPGTSTIEADPTSITADGASTSTITVTLQDSNGNPVGTGGDTVTIATDAGTLGVVTDNGDGTYTATFTSATTAGTATVSFTVNGADAPATAEVQLTAGAADPATSTIEAAPTTIVADGTSTSAVTVTLLDANGNPVGASGGAVVVATDAGTISGTVDNGDGTYTATLTSATAVGTATLTFTLDGAAGADTASVEFTADAADPATSTIAADPTSIPADGASTSTITVTLLDANGNPVGAGGDAVTLSSTAGTLSGVTDNGDGTYTATLTSATAAGTATVSFTVNGAGADATAEVTFTAGAADPATSTIAADPASIVADGVSTSTITVTLRDVNGNPVTDAGDVVALATTLGTLGAVTAGGDGTYTALLTSGTAAGTATVSFTIDGVAGESTAAVTFTAGAADPGSSTIAADPASIVADGVSTSTVTVQLVDSNGNPLTDSGGTVVIGTDAGVLTATTDNGDGTYTATLTSSTDAGTATLTFTVNGAASSSTASVAFTAGAPDPATSTITADPTQITADGVSTSTVTLTLLDANGNPVGASGGTVTMSTDAGALGPVSDNGDGTYTAVLTSPTSTDPPAAIITFALNGTPGTATATVAFVAGVPSTTTSEIAADPASITADGVSTSTVTVTLRDGNGNPVTDAGDVVTLTTTLGVLGGVTNNGDGTYTATLTSATTVGTATVSFAIGGAGASATAEVDFVPGPADPGTSKIVASPTQIVADGVSTSAVTVTLLDANGNPVGAGGSTVTMATSAGTLGTVTDNGDGTYTATLTSATSVGTATVSFAVGGAAGAATASVEFVVGVPDPSTSTIAAAPATIESDGTTSSTVTVTLVDANGNPVPGGGDDVTITTSLGTLSAVADNGDGTYTATLTATQIGTAVLTFTVNGANGTTTAQVAVVDTTPPAPPVITAPSDGASVRPDVLVEGTGEPGATVTVTDGGGTVVCTAAVDATGAWSCTPSSPLPVGETTLVAAQTDPSDNTSEPSAPVTVTVDDTAPAPPQLDPTNGAEVTGVSEPGTTVTIRDSGGNVVCVTTADAGGRFVCVPAERIPTGTLLSATATDEAGNTSEPGFVRVGGASVTLELSVAEAGDVQIAYGRGFLPGESVSGLLESDPVDLGTLTADENGAVTFTVTLPADIDPGTHRVTLTGDASGEVWAEFEVPAQVPPPGPGPAPGPGPGWPGLPGTGIGVLPSVGAVLLLLGLGAGLLGVSRRRRGA